The genomic segment AGCCTCTGCCGAACTCTATTTCGAAGAAGTCGAGCCTGAGATCGTGACGAAACTTGGTCTCATGCACATTCCGTCGCGCGCAAGCGAGCTCTCGGCGAAGTGAGCGCTTATGTCTATTGCGGGCCGGCGCACTGGCCGCTGCAGGCGATCTTGAACCTGTAGAGGGTGTGGTAGGCCGCGGTTGGAGTGTATACGCGGAGAATGCCGGTTCTGGCTCCAGGCGGCACCACCACCTCCATGTAGGTGTCGCTCAGGGATTTGACGGTTGCTGGGGACGCGGCAATACCGCCGAAGGTGACACCTGTTACGGTCGAAAGTCCCTGGCCGATGATGCCGATGCGATCGTTGACGTTCGCCGAGCGTCTGCCTACCACCGAGATGATCGGGCCGGACCCGGACGGGATGCTGAACAACTCTCCTCCGTCGTCGTAAGCCCCGTAAGTGATCGAGCCCCAAAGGGACGTCCCTCCATGCGAGGTGAGCCCGTAGATCCTGCCGTTGGTGTGCAGCATGGGGGTAGACAAAGGCGCGCTCCCTGGGCCGACGCCATTCGACCCGGATGCGCGATAGAAGTTGAAGATTGTGAGGAAGTTGATACCCCCTACATCCATCCTGAATATCGTTCCGGCAGCCACCTGCACTCCCTGAGCCGTGCCACCGCCAGAGCACAGGCCGAAGAGGTACCCGCTATCTCCTTCGACAAGTCCACTCTCGGAGTCGACGCCATCGGCGGTCTGGAAATTATGCAGGATTGTGAACCCCGAGCCGTCAAGCTGAACCCTGTAGACCGTGCCCCCGTTGTACTGGCCGGCATCGCTTGCGGTTCCGTAGAGCGCGCCATCGCTGGCCTGCATCACGGGCCCCCAGGGCTGGCCGCCATCGCCGTGGCCGCCGTTGGAGTTGGGATTCAGCGGATTGATGTTGTAGATGCCGGTGAGTACACCGCCCGGAGTGACGCGAAAAATGCCACCACCATTGTCATTCGAGGGCGCTACGCCGTTGATGGGCAGGCCGCCATGGGGGAAGGTGCCGTAGAAATTGCCGTCGTCCGCGATAATCAGAGGCGCCTTGGTGCCTGAAGGCAGCGCGTGAGACCACACGAGCGTGCCGGCACTTGGATCGACTTTGTAGACGACACCGGCTGTCGAGCCATCGTAGGTGGTGCCGTAGAGATAACCGTCCGGGCCTTGAATGGGAGCGGACGCGGGATAGGTACCCGAACCTGTCCCGGTGAAGAAATACACCGGGATCAGAGACGTGCCCCTGAGTTTGAACAGGGTCCCGTACGCGCCGTTGCCAAGGCCCCCGTGTTCCGTGGATCCGTAGAAATTTCCGTCGATTCCCAGCGTTAGGCCGGAATTGGGCGTCACGGGGCCTCCGGTCAGGAAGCCACGGATCAAGGGGATCCCGTTGGGTGGAAACACGAACCAACTTCCGTTTCCGACAACGTTGCCGACGCCCTGGGGCATGGTGCTGTAGAGATTGCCGTCACGGCCCTGCGCAATGAGATTCGACCACACCGGGCAGCAGGCGTCATAGGGCGAGTTGAAGGTGTAGATCAGGTTGATCTGGGCTTGTTCCAACGCGGGGCAGGCAAGCACGGCGAGCGCGATCAGCAGAATGCGGACCTTGATTTTCTCCATGGCTTACTCTCTTTTGGGGAAATGGGAAACCCGAAAAAGAGCCCACGCGCGGTGGGGAGGCCGCGCGAACAACGCATGGGGAGGATAGTCCAAATGCAGGCGAGATGCAATGATCAGTTTCGCCCGGATCAGCGGCTCGGTTTGATGTTAGGCGGTCGCAGTATGCGCCGCTTCGATCTCCTCGGTGAGGATCTCGCAGGCGCGCATGCAGTCGCCCCGGCCCACATCGCGATGCGTGACCAGCCGGACGAGCTGCGGCCCAACTGAACTCGCCAGAACGCCACGCGCCTTCAGCCGGGCGACCAGCTCCTTTTCGGTAATCGCATTAGAGACCCGGAAGATGACGATGTTGGTTTCTACCGTTTCGGGGTCGATTTCGACGCCCTCGGTATTGTTGAGTGCCTCGGCGAGCAGCCGCGCGTTGGCGTGGTCTTCCTGCAGGCGCTTCGGCATCTCTTCCAGCGCGATCAGGCCCGCGGCGGCCAGAACTCCGGCCTGGCGCATGCCGCCCCCAAGCGACTTGCGGAAGATGCGTGCCTTCGCCATGGCATCCGCCGAGCCCAC from the Occallatibacter riparius genome contains:
- a CDS encoding choice-of-anchor tandem repeat GloVer-containing protein, yielding MEKIKVRILLIALAVLACPALEQAQINLIYTFNSPYDACCPVWSNLIAQGRDGNLYSTMPQGVGNVVGNGSWFVFPPNGIPLIRGFLTGGPVTPNSGLTLGIDGNFYGSTEHGGLGNGAYGTLFKLRGTSLIPVYFFTGTGSGTYPASAPIQGPDGYLYGTTYDGSTAGVVYKVDPSAGTLVWSHALPSGTKAPLIIADDGNFYGTFPHGGLPINGVAPSNDNGGGIFRVTPGGVLTGIYNINPLNPNSNGGHGDGGQPWGPVMQASDGALYGTASDAGQYNGGTVYRVQLDGSGFTILHNFQTADGVDSESGLVEGDSGYLFGLCSGGGTAQGVQVAAGTIFRMDVGGINFLTIFNFYRASGSNGVGPGSAPLSTPMLHTNGRIYGLTSHGGTSLWGSITYGAYDDGGELFSIPSGSGPIISVVGRRSANVNDRIGIIGQGLSTVTGVTFGGIAASPATVKSLSDTYMEVVVPPGARTGILRVYTPTAAYHTLYRFKIACSGQCAGPQ